A window from Salinigranum halophilum encodes these proteins:
- a CDS encoding DegT/DnrJ/EryC1/StrS family aminotransferase: MSDNISPQVSNGTPSPIPLFEIDWDRAEIQNAVDSITRGGYWANGPYVDEFEHGLESSLGVQHAVVCNSGTTALTAALEACGIGHGDEVIVPSFTFISTANAVVATGATPVFADIEPERYGLDPDSVEARLTADTAAIVPVHYAGRACRIHELARLVDDHDLTLIEDAAEAQGARAAGEYVGTIGDVGMLSFCQNKIVATGEGGAVVTDDDELAERVGLLRSHGRVSGDYFGSTGGGEYTTLGSNYRMPDIVAALGVAQLDRIEDLVARRRAVAHAYTERLAAVDGVTPPADGAGDERHVYQLYTVRFAPWVDRDAVAERLAEHDIASKVYFDPAHLSTYYRTEHDCEPGTLPVTEDLSSRVLSLPMHPNLSEPAVERVVTTLSAALDEQR; encoded by the coding sequence ATGAGCGACAACATCTCTCCCCAGGTGAGCAACGGGACTCCGTCGCCGATCCCGCTCTTCGAGATCGACTGGGATCGAGCCGAGATACAGAACGCCGTCGACTCCATCACCCGCGGTGGGTACTGGGCGAACGGACCGTACGTCGACGAGTTCGAGCACGGCCTGGAGTCGTCGCTCGGCGTCCAACACGCCGTCGTCTGCAACTCCGGAACCACGGCACTCACCGCTGCGCTCGAAGCGTGTGGTATCGGCCACGGCGACGAGGTCATCGTGCCGTCGTTCACCTTCATCTCGACGGCGAACGCCGTCGTCGCCACCGGTGCGACACCCGTGTTCGCCGACATCGAGCCCGAACGGTACGGTCTCGACCCCGACTCGGTCGAAGCCCGACTCACCGCCGACACCGCGGCGATCGTCCCCGTCCACTACGCGGGGCGGGCGTGTCGAATCCACGAGCTCGCGCGGCTCGTCGACGACCACGACCTCACCCTCATCGAGGACGCCGCCGAGGCGCAAGGTGCGCGGGCGGCCGGTGAGTACGTGGGAACCATTGGCGACGTGGGAATGTTGAGCTTCTGTCAGAACAAGATCGTCGCGACCGGTGAGGGCGGTGCAGTCGTCACGGACGACGACGAACTCGCCGAGCGCGTCGGCCTGCTCCGGTCGCACGGCCGCGTCTCGGGGGACTACTTCGGCTCGACCGGCGGCGGCGAGTACACCACGCTCGGGTCGAACTACCGGATGCCCGACATCGTGGCCGCGCTCGGCGTCGCCCAGCTCGACCGGATCGAAGACCTCGTCGCTCGACGTCGTGCCGTCGCCCACGCGTACACCGAGCGTCTCGCGGCAGTCGACGGCGTGACGCCGCCGGCCGACGGCGCGGGTGACGAACGCCACGTCTACCAGCTGTACACGGTCCGGTTCGCCCCGTGGGTCGACCGCGACGCGGTCGCAGAACGGCTGGCCGAACACGACATCGCCTCGAAGGTGTATTTCGACCCGGCCCACCTCTCGACGTACTACCGAACCGAACACGACTGTGAGCCGGGGACGCTGCCGGTGACTGAGGACCTCTCCTCGCGGGTGCTGTCGCTTCCGATGCATCCGAACCTCTCCGAACCGGCGGTCGAGCGCGTCGTGACCACGCTGTCGGCCGCGCTCGACGAACAGCGGTGA
- a CDS encoding methionyl-tRNA formyltransferase, translating into MRTVFVSHNDLGLACLEELDRAGADLQAVLTRPELDRIADQTDFAGFAAERDVDLHRVESLNTDEWVDRLTDYDPDLLFVVGWSRLVEARILDIPSVAAFGMHPAPLPRGRGRAPIAWSLIKGLDETALTMFHLVEAADAGDIAGQVSIPIDERDDAASLYEKVVDAGRTLVREVYPRLAACEVPRTPQDEDEATWWPRRRPEHGRIDWTKTPREIYDWIRGQSHPYPGAFSFLDGQRVTIWAANPPSDEPTFVRPGTIRYVDGDALGVGAWEGVVELTRIEIERSERPASALVTECGFDVGDRFEHDLTEKT; encoded by the coding sequence ATGCGAACGGTCTTCGTGAGCCACAACGACCTCGGGCTGGCCTGTCTGGAGGAACTCGATCGAGCGGGTGCGGACCTCCAGGCAGTCCTCACTCGACCGGAACTGGACCGAATCGCCGACCAGACGGACTTCGCGGGGTTCGCCGCGGAGCGTGACGTCGACCTTCACCGCGTCGAGTCGCTCAACACCGACGAGTGGGTCGACCGCCTCACCGACTACGACCCTGACCTCCTGTTCGTCGTCGGCTGGTCGCGACTCGTCGAAGCGCGGATTCTCGATATCCCCTCCGTCGCCGCGTTCGGGATGCACCCTGCGCCACTCCCCCGCGGACGAGGCCGCGCCCCCATCGCGTGGAGTCTCATCAAGGGGCTGGACGAGACGGCACTCACGATGTTCCACCTCGTCGAGGCGGCAGACGCGGGCGATATCGCGGGACAGGTGTCGATTCCGATCGACGAGCGCGACGACGCAGCCTCGCTGTACGAGAAGGTCGTCGATGCCGGTCGAACGCTCGTCCGGGAGGTGTATCCGCGACTCGCCGCGTGCGAGGTTCCACGGACGCCGCAGGACGAAGACGAGGCGACGTGGTGGCCGCGGCGGCGGCCGGAACACGGACGGATCGACTGGACGAAGACACCGCGAGAGATCTACGACTGGATTCGCGGGCAGTCACACCCGTACCCCGGAGCGTTCAGCTTCCTCGACGGCCAGCGGGTGACGATCTGGGCGGCGAACCCGCCATCGGATGAACCGACGTTCGTCAGACCCGGCACGATCCGCTATGTCGATGGAGACGCACTCGGGGTGGGTGCGTGGGAAGGCGTCGTCGAACTCACTCGCATCGAAATCGAGAGGAGCGAACGGCCGGCGAGCGCGCTCGTGACGGAATGCGGTTTCGACGTCGGCGATCGGTTCGAACACGACCTCACAGAGAAGACCTGA
- a CDS encoding polysaccharide deacetylase family protein encodes MSEMNAVMYHYVRPTPNRPPHGYYHLSLDDFKRQLSYFEEEYGFVDRDSFINFLRGNRDTPDGIVLTFDDALFDHHEWVLPELQRRNLWGLFFVPTGPFVNDRILPVHRIHALVGSLPANELHYELESVLDTEPSISGESRGVTDAYDEQSSSATVSEFKRLLNFVVAPEDVQGVLDRLEGRLTDYEPPTVSEYYLSETQLLEMVDAGMLLGAHSVTHPVLARLDEKRQRSEIESSVTWLDNLVGSQPVTTFAYPYGGEDTFTDTTVGALAYAGCEYAFTTESGTLAGRHREAEMFSLPRRDCNEFDYGSATFELP; translated from the coding sequence ATGTCCGAGATGAACGCGGTGATGTACCACTACGTGCGGCCGACACCAAATCGCCCTCCGCACGGTTACTATCACCTCTCCCTCGACGATTTTAAACGACAACTCAGCTACTTCGAAGAAGAGTATGGGTTCGTCGATCGCGATTCGTTCATCAACTTCCTCCGCGGTAACCGAGACACACCCGACGGCATCGTCTTGACGTTCGATGACGCGTTGTTCGACCATCACGAGTGGGTCCTTCCGGAACTTCAGCGACGTAATCTGTGGGGGTTGTTTTTCGTGCCGACTGGCCCGTTCGTGAACGACCGCATCCTCCCAGTTCATCGGATTCACGCGCTTGTCGGATCGCTTCCCGCGAATGAACTTCACTATGAACTGGAGTCTGTCTTGGATACGGAGCCATCGATATCCGGCGAGTCGAGAGGCGTCACAGACGCGTACGACGAACAATCTTCAAGCGCTACTGTGAGCGAGTTCAAGCGGCTGTTAAACTTCGTCGTGGCACCCGAAGACGTTCAGGGCGTGCTCGATAGACTGGAGGGTAGACTCACAGACTACGAACCACCGACTGTGTCAGAATACTATCTCTCAGAGACACAACTACTAGAGATGGTGGATGCTGGAATGCTTCTCGGGGCACACTCGGTTACCCATCCAGTGCTCGCACGGCTTGACGAGAAGAGACAGCGGTCAGAAATCGAATCGTCGGTTACCTGGCTGGATAATCTGGTAGGTTCTCAACCCGTGACGACGTTTGCGTATCCATACGGTGGAGAGGATACGTTCACCGATACGACAGTCGGTGCACTCGCCTATGCAGGATGTGAGTACGCGTTCACAACAGAATCAGGTACACTTGCCGGACGTCATCGAGAAGCAGAGATGTTCTCTCTCCCCCGACGTGACTGTAACGAGTTCGACTACGGTAGTGCGACCTTCGAACTTCCTTAG
- a CDS encoding PIG-L deacetylase family protein has protein sequence MSDRTVLAVGAHPDDEVLGPGGTLARHADAGDEVHLLIVTEGTTAQYDDESLIETKRREARACAETLAATDVHFGDLPDMRLDDVPHVEVNAVIESVVDEVAPDIVYTHARNEVNRDHVAVHESTVVATRPGSGVTRVLAYETPSSTEWTGGSTPQFNPSAYVDVSGVLDRKIEAFGAYETETRSYPHPRSAEALRARAQTRGTEAGFAAAEAFEVVTERLEVP, from the coding sequence GTGAGCGACCGGACGGTCCTCGCGGTCGGCGCGCACCCCGACGACGAGGTACTCGGTCCGGGAGGGACGCTCGCCCGACACGCCGACGCGGGCGACGAGGTGCACCTCCTCATCGTCACCGAGGGGACGACGGCGCAGTACGACGACGAGTCGCTCATCGAGACGAAACGCCGGGAGGCACGGGCGTGTGCCGAGACGCTCGCGGCGACCGACGTCCACTTCGGTGACCTCCCCGACATGCGTCTCGACGACGTACCGCACGTAGAGGTCAACGCCGTCATCGAGTCCGTCGTGGACGAGGTCGCCCCGGACATCGTGTACACGCACGCGCGAAACGAGGTGAATCGGGACCACGTCGCCGTCCACGAGTCGACGGTCGTCGCGACGCGGCCCGGTTCGGGCGTCACGCGAGTGTTGGCGTACGAGACACCGTCCTCGACGGAGTGGACCGGTGGGTCGACGCCGCAGTTCAACCCTTCGGCGTACGTCGACGTGAGCGGCGTCCTCGACAGGAAGATCGAGGCGTTCGGCGCGTACGAGACCGAGACACGGTCGTACCCACATCCGCGCTCCGCCGAGGCGCTCCGCGCGCGCGCACAGACTCGCGGGACGGAAGCCGGGTTCGCGGCCGCGGAGGCGTTCGAGGTCGTCACTGAACGGCTGGAGGTGCCCTAA
- the neuC gene encoding UDP-N-acetylglucosamine 2-epimerase: MAPPRRIAVVTGTRAEYGLLESSMRGIDAHPELELLTVVTGMHLSPRHGMTVDEVEADGFTVDERVHMQVDGDSGLTMAKSLGLGLSGLAESFGRLDPDVVLVLGDRDEAFAAGVAAAHMNIPIAHVHGGDSMDGAIIDDSIRHALTKFAHLHFPVSEQSAARIEQLGEEPWRVTTVGAPGLDDILAGEYTSPEAVRERYGLDTARPLALVVQHPVTTEAEAAGDQMRATLDALETFDELQVVLVYPNSDAGGQRAIEAIESHPLGARAMTTRSLPRRDFLGVMAAADVMVGNSSSGIIEAPSFGLPVVDVGPRQSGRQRAENVVSVSHEADAVREAVERCLTDDALRQRAATCESPYDYGGAGERIVDRLATVDLDERLVRKRLTF, encoded by the coding sequence ATGGCACCACCACGACGTATCGCCGTCGTCACGGGCACCCGCGCCGAGTACGGCCTTCTCGAATCGTCGATGCGGGGTATCGACGCGCACCCCGAACTCGAACTGCTCACGGTCGTCACCGGGATGCACCTCTCGCCACGTCACGGGATGACCGTCGACGAGGTCGAAGCGGACGGCTTCACCGTCGACGAGCGCGTCCACATGCAGGTCGACGGTGACTCGGGGTTGACGATGGCGAAGTCACTCGGCCTCGGCCTCTCGGGACTGGCCGAGTCGTTCGGTCGGCTCGATCCCGACGTCGTGCTCGTCCTCGGCGACCGCGACGAGGCGTTCGCCGCGGGTGTCGCGGCCGCGCACATGAACATTCCCATCGCGCACGTCCACGGCGGTGACTCGATGGACGGCGCCATCATCGACGACAGTATTCGACACGCGCTGACGAAGTTCGCTCACCTGCACTTCCCGGTCTCCGAGCAGAGCGCCGCGCGCATCGAACAACTCGGTGAAGAACCGTGGCGAGTCACGACGGTGGGCGCACCCGGGCTCGACGACATCCTGGCGGGAGAGTACACGTCTCCGGAGGCGGTCCGAGAGCGATACGGACTCGACACCGCGCGACCGCTGGCACTCGTCGTCCAGCACCCCGTCACGACGGAGGCCGAGGCAGCGGGCGACCAGATGCGGGCCACGCTCGACGCGCTCGAGACGTTCGACGAACTCCAGGTGGTGCTCGTGTATCCGAACTCGGATGCCGGTGGCCAACGCGCCATCGAGGCCATCGAGTCGCACCCGCTCGGCGCGCGTGCGATGACCACGCGGAGCCTCCCCCGACGTGACTTTCTGGGTGTGATGGCCGCCGCGGACGTGATGGTCGGCAACTCCAGCAGCGGGATCATCGAAGCGCCGTCGTTCGGCCTCCCGGTCGTCGACGTCGGGCCGCGTCAGTCAGGCCGACAGCGGGCGGAGAACGTCGTCTCGGTGAGTCACGAGGCGGACGCTGTACGAGAGGCCGTCGAACGCTGCCTGACCGACGACGCGCTGCGTCAGCGCGCGGCGACGTGTGAGAGCCCCTACGACTACGGTGGGGCTGGCGAGCGCATCGTCGACCGCCTCGCCACGGTCGACCTCGACGAGCGTCTCGTGCGGAAGCGCCTGACGTTCTGA
- the neuB gene encoding N-acetylneuraminate synthase, translating to MTETGVGEADSVGTLDGFLPSNGAYFIAEAGVNHDGDLAQARELVDAAADAGADAVKFQTFAADRLVSPDAPKAEYQEETDEADSQYEMLRRLELPPTAHDELIEYCADRGIQFLSTPFDPESADLLDDLDLPAIKLGSGELDNVPLLRHVAGFGRPLLISTGMGTLEEVQSALDTVREAGSPPVALFHCTSAYPAPLEDVNLRAMQTMDEAFDVPVGYSDHTTAVETPALAVAAGARLVEKHFTLDKTLPGPDHAASLEPDELARAVSLVRDATTALGRPEKRPTETETANRDVIRKSLHATTTIERGEHFDRSNVSVVRPADGLAPGELDALVGHRTATTLEAGDPVTADTVEGWDR from the coding sequence ATGACTGAAACCGGTGTCGGCGAGGCCGACAGCGTCGGGACCCTCGACGGTTTCCTCCCGAGTAACGGAGCGTACTTCATCGCGGAAGCGGGCGTCAACCACGACGGCGATCTGGCGCAGGCTCGTGAACTCGTCGATGCAGCGGCCGACGCCGGTGCCGATGCGGTCAAGTTCCAGACGTTCGCTGCGGACCGACTGGTCTCGCCGGACGCGCCCAAAGCCGAGTACCAAGAGGAGACCGACGAGGCCGACTCGCAGTACGAGATGCTCCGGCGACTCGAACTCCCGCCGACGGCACACGACGAACTCATCGAGTACTGCGCCGACCGCGGTATCCAGTTCCTCTCGACGCCGTTCGACCCCGAGAGCGCCGACCTGCTTGACGATTTGGACCTGCCCGCAATCAAACTCGGGTCGGGCGAACTCGACAACGTCCCGCTGTTGCGACACGTCGCCGGGTTCGGCCGACCGCTGCTCATCAGCACGGGCATGGGAACGCTCGAAGAGGTGCAGAGCGCACTCGACACCGTCCGCGAGGCGGGGTCGCCACCGGTCGCGCTGTTTCACTGTACGTCGGCGTATCCGGCCCCGCTCGAAGACGTGAACCTCCGCGCGATGCAGACGATGGACGAGGCGTTCGACGTCCCGGTGGGATACTCCGACCACACGACGGCGGTCGAAACGCCCGCACTGGCAGTCGCGGCCGGCGCGCGCCTCGTCGAGAAACACTTCACGCTCGACAAGACGCTTCCGGGCCCCGACCACGCCGCGTCGCTCGAACCGGACGAACTCGCGCGGGCCGTGTCGCTTGTCCGGGACGCGACAACCGCGCTCGGTCGTCCGGAGAAACGGCCGACAGAGACGGAGACCGCGAACCGCGACGTCATCCGCAAGAGCCTCCACGCGACGACCACGATCGAGCGCGGCGAGCACTTCGACCGCTCGAACGTCTCGGTCGTGCGGCCGGCCGACGGTCTCGCACCGGGCGAACTGGACGCGCTCGTCGGACACCGCACGGCGACGACGCTCGAAGCCGGCGACCCGGTCACCGCCGACACCGTCGAGGGGTGGGACCGGTGA
- a CDS encoding gluconate 2-dehydrogenase subunit 3 family protein, which produces MELTRRDALLALASGGIVASMVLSSDTLDEELSDTDIDTLVQLAEVLYPSVVEPSREFIKAYVVGRYRSDGERLANLKSALRVVQRTSRRETGKPLGALDIDTRDKVLRATGGDRAYPDPSGTDAQRVRYYIINDLLYAFYTTPKGGRLVGNRNPKGYPGGVEVYQQEPDT; this is translated from the coding sequence ATGGAGTTGACGAGGCGAGACGCCTTACTCGCGCTCGCCAGCGGGGGAATTGTCGCATCGATGGTACTTAGTTCCGACACGCTGGACGAAGAACTTTCAGATACGGATATCGACACGCTTGTTCAGCTAGCGGAGGTGTTGTATCCGTCAGTCGTCGAACCCTCACGAGAGTTTATCAAAGCGTACGTTGTCGGACGGTACCGTTCAGATGGTGAGCGACTTGCCAATCTAAAATCCGCGCTACGGGTCGTACAGCGGACGAGTAGACGGGAGACTGGGAAGCCGCTCGGTGCTCTTGATATCGACACTCGCGATAAGGTTCTAAGAGCCACGGGCGGAGATCGTGCGTACCCTGACCCGAGCGGCACCGACGCACAGCGGGTTCGGTACTATATAATAAACGACCTCCTCTATGCGTTCTACACCACACCAAAAGGTGGGAGACTTGTTGGTAATCGAAACCCGAAGGGATACCCCGGGGGAGTCGAAGTGTACCAACAGGAACCGGATACCTGA
- a CDS encoding Gfo/Idh/MocA family protein has product MVDDQLALGMIGVSAGNGHPYSFSSIVNGYDDAGLAESEWDVIYDYVREKHPSEIGLDGVQVTHAWTQDDAETERLCAAADIPEQPDEFTDMIDDVDAVVIARDDYETHARFARPFLEAGVPTFVDKPLSLDTDELAWMRPHLEAGRLMSCSGMRYARELDTPRANIDDYGEMTLVRGTVIKDWDRYSVHMLDAIFNVIDADPVAVRAADAPHGSVAIETDGPLVQIDTLGDAAMAFDVDFYGTEKTTRHPIRDNFRAFRRLLSEFITQVETGEPAIHPDETLKTMRVAIAGQRAIETGDHVKLDSIEI; this is encoded by the coding sequence GTGGTAGACGACCAACTCGCGCTCGGGATGATCGGCGTTAGCGCGGGTAACGGGCATCCGTACTCGTTCTCGTCGATCGTCAACGGCTACGACGACGCCGGTCTCGCAGAGTCCGAGTGGGACGTCATCTACGACTACGTCCGTGAGAAACACCCCTCCGAAATCGGACTCGACGGCGTCCAAGTCACCCACGCGTGGACGCAGGACGATGCGGAGACGGAGCGACTCTGTGCTGCGGCCGACATTCCCGAACAGCCCGACGAGTTCACCGACATGATCGACGACGTCGATGCAGTCGTCATCGCTCGCGACGACTACGAGACACACGCCAGATTCGCCCGACCCTTCCTCGAGGCGGGGGTCCCGACGTTCGTCGACAAACCCCTGTCGCTCGACACCGACGAACTCGCGTGGATGCGCCCCCACCTCGAAGCCGGTCGACTCATGTCGTGTTCTGGGATGCGCTATGCGCGTGAGCTCGACACCCCACGGGCGAACATCGACGACTACGGGGAGATGACACTCGTTCGTGGGACGGTGATCAAAGACTGGGACCGGTACAGCGTCCACATGCTCGATGCGATCTTCAACGTTATTGATGCAGACCCTGTCGCTGTCCGGGCGGCCGATGCTCCCCATGGTTCGGTCGCTATCGAAACAGATGGCCCGCTCGTGCAAATCGACACGCTCGGTGACGCGGCGATGGCATTCGATGTGGACTTCTATGGGACCGAGAAGACAACACGTCATCCGATTCGAGACAACTTCCGTGCGTTTCGACGGTTACTCTCCGAGTTTATCACACAGGTCGAGACGGGCGAGCCAGCGATTCACCCAGATGAAACCCTGAAGACGATGCGCGTCGCTATCGCGGGACAGCGAGCGATAGAGACGGGTGACCACGTCAAACTCGATAGTATCGAAATCTGA
- a CDS encoding SDR family NAD(P)-dependent oxidoreductase, whose amino-acid sequence MQHEERVLVTGGCGSLGSAIVDEFLTRRDVEQVYVFDHDERGLFNAEQDLKEYSDRLTFVLGDVRDQEALEQAFADVDCVVHAAALKHVPVSEQNPYEAIKTNALATQNVIDAARATGVTRVLGVSTDKAAQPTSTMGATKMLAERLLMAADRETDDVVFGGVRLGNVLGSSGSVVRIFEKQIADGGPVTVTHSDMTRFMFTPSEAAEFIVDSLDTLSGGEMLVPKMESVRIMDLADAMIETTAPAEPGSADIDIDLIGMRPGERLHERLLTETEARSAIELEDSFLIPPQSEAGNELVSDGGAELETPYRSDRATHLSRDEVAELLSGL is encoded by the coding sequence ATGCAACACGAGGAGCGCGTATTAGTGACAGGAGGGTGTGGCTCACTCGGTTCTGCTATCGTCGATGAGTTTCTTACGCGCCGCGATGTCGAGCAGGTCTACGTCTTCGATCACGACGAACGGGGGCTGTTCAACGCGGAACAGGACCTCAAGGAGTACTCCGACCGTCTCACGTTCGTTCTCGGCGACGTCCGTGATCAGGAGGCACTCGAACAGGCGTTCGCCGACGTCGACTGTGTGGTTCACGCGGCCGCTCTGAAACACGTCCCGGTCAGCGAACAGAACCCGTACGAGGCGATCAAGACGAACGCCCTCGCCACGCAGAACGTGATCGACGCGGCCCGAGCAACGGGAGTCACGCGCGTGCTCGGCGTGAGCACCGACAAGGCCGCACAGCCGACGTCGACGATGGGTGCGACGAAGATGCTCGCCGAGCGCCTGCTCATGGCGGCCGACCGCGAGACTGACGATGTCGTCTTCGGCGGCGTCCGACTCGGCAACGTCCTCGGCAGCAGCGGGTCCGTCGTCCGCATCTTCGAGAAACAGATCGCAGACGGCGGCCCGGTGACCGTGACCCACTCTGACATGACTCGCTTCATGTTCACCCCGTCGGAAGCAGCCGAGTTCATCGTCGACTCACTCGATACGCTGTCCGGTGGTGAGATGCTCGTGCCGAAGATGGAGTCGGTTCGAATCATGGACCTCGCGGACGCGATGATAGAGACCACAGCGCCCGCTGAACCCGGTTCGGCAGACATCGATATCGACCTCATCGGCATGCGACCGGGAGAGCGACTCCACGAACGGTTGCTCACCGAGACGGAGGCACGAAGTGCGATCGAACTCGAGGACTCGTTCCTCATCCCACCGCAGTCCGAGGCCGGGAACGAACTGGTCTCAGATGGCGGTGCAGAACTCGAGACCCCGTACCGCTCCGACCGCGCGACTCACCTCTCCCGTGACGAGGTCGCTGAACTGCTCTCCGGCCTGTAA
- a CDS encoding methionyl-tRNA formyltransferase, whose amino-acid sequence MDVVFLGTNNYGRDIYDWLCDRDGVNVRAMLTESNQLDLISTIGPDLIVAAGFTHVVPPEVLSIPEKGCLNVHPGVLPATRGFNPNVWSIVDDLPAGATVHYMDEGIDTGDVIATRAVETSFADTGKDVYQRVERACVELFCEVWPEVEAGTVESREQDEAGENYYRKQEFIELCELDPDEQVRAVDFLNRLRALTFPPFDNARIEINGEQYYVDIDIRTAADGEDEAEDTYGTLSSY is encoded by the coding sequence ATGGACGTCGTCTTTCTCGGCACAAACAACTACGGCCGCGACATCTACGACTGGCTCTGCGACCGCGACGGAGTTAATGTGCGGGCGATGCTGACGGAGAGCAATCAGCTCGACCTCATCTCGACAATCGGGCCGGATCTCATCGTCGCGGCCGGGTTCACTCATGTCGTCCCGCCGGAGGTCCTTTCGATTCCCGAGAAGGGCTGTCTCAATGTGCATCCAGGGGTTCTCCCTGCGACACGAGGGTTCAACCCAAACGTCTGGAGTATCGTCGACGACCTCCCTGCCGGTGCAACAGTTCACTACATGGACGAAGGTATCGACACCGGAGACGTCATCGCGACACGAGCAGTGGAGACGTCGTTCGCCGACACCGGCAAGGACGTCTATCAGCGAGTCGAGCGAGCATGTGTCGAACTCTTTTGTGAAGTGTGGCCGGAAGTCGAGGCGGGCACCGTCGAATCGAGAGAGCAGGACGAGGCTGGAGAGAACTATTATCGGAAACAGGAGTTCATCGAGCTGTGTGAGCTCGACCCCGACGAACAAGTGCGTGCCGTCGATTTCCTTAATCGCCTGCGCGCGCTCACGTTCCCCCCGTTCGACAACGCGCGCATCGAGATTAACGGTGAGCAGTACTACGTAGATATCGATATCAGAACTGCAGCCGACGGTGAAGACGAGGCCGAAGACACGTACGGAACACTGTCATCTTACTGA
- a CDS encoding GDP-mannose 4,6-dehydratase, which produces MEILVTGGAGFIGGHLSARFISEGYSVVALDEMHPYYDLDIKRHTIDQCERLAAETDGAYEFVEGDIRDSSLVSQLVKTADYVYHQAGRAGVRDSVAEPRVYNEVNVDGTLNILDSAREWGIERMVMASSSSVYGGREEYLPFGETDPTLPVSPYGASKLAAERYLCSYHQVYDLPTVALRYFTVYGPRMRPNMAISNFVSRCTNGDPPVVYGDGTQTRDFTFVDDIVDANVSLLSTDCADGEALNIGSADNIAIRDLATEIRDQIDPELELEYADRYAADADHTHADITKAAKLIGYDPNHTISEGVTKFIEWYQANRDWYEPLVLSS; this is translated from the coding sequence ATGGAAATCTTAGTGACCGGGGGAGCGGGGTTCATCGGTGGGCACCTCTCGGCACGATTCATATCCGAAGGGTACAGTGTCGTCGCTTTGGACGAAATGCATCCGTACTACGACCTCGACATCAAGCGACACACAATTGACCAATGCGAGCGTCTCGCAGCCGAGACAGATGGTGCTTACGAGTTCGTTGAGGGTGACATTCGCGATTCCTCGCTGGTAAGCCAGCTTGTAAAGACAGCAGACTACGTCTATCATCAAGCTGGCCGAGCTGGCGTCCGAGATTCCGTTGCGGAGCCCCGTGTGTACAACGAGGTAAACGTCGATGGAACTCTAAATATTCTCGATTCCGCACGAGAGTGGGGGATTGAACGTATGGTGATGGCGTCGTCGTCGTCTGTTTACGGTGGACGCGAAGAGTACCTCCCGTTTGGCGAGACCGACCCCACTCTACCGGTGAGCCCGTACGGCGCGTCAAAATTGGCCGCAGAGCGATACCTTTGCTCGTATCATCAAGTATACGACCTTCCTACGGTCGCACTCCGCTACTTTACTGTCTACGGTCCGCGGATGCGCCCCAACATGGCAATCTCGAACTTCGTTTCGCGATGCACAAATGGGGACCCACCAGTCGTTTATGGTGACGGAACTCAAACTCGTGACTTCACCTTCGTCGACGACATCGTAGATGCTAACGTCTCCTTACTCTCGACTGATTGCGCCGATGGGGAAGCGCTCAATATCGGATCTGCGGATAATATCGCGATTCGTGACCTCGCGACCGAGATTCGTGACCAGATTGACCCAGAGCTTGAACTGGAATATGCCGACCGATACGCGGCTGACGCTGATCATACGCATGCCGATATCACAAAAGCCGCCAAGCTCATTGGATACGACCCTAACCACACGATTTCGGAGGGCGTAACGAAATTCATCGAATGGTACCAGGCGAATCGAGACTGGTATGAGCCACTCGTGTTGTCGTCGTAA